AAATTCTGGCAGGACTGGAAGGTTTCTTCAGTCATATAATGGTATTAAAACTGGATCATATCTTGCAATCCTACTCTTATTACACTGTTTGCATATGTGCACAGTTGTCTGCTCGATGTCATGAAAACTTTCTGCATGGCTTCATTAAACCTGGAATCTCTTGCTAGTCGCTAGATAATTTTCTGATTCCATTGTCTAAACTTGTTATTGATTTATCCTAATATGCTCCATCAATTAGCATTAAATTTCATTTATTGAAATTCATCAAGATGAGGAGGAATCTTTATTATTCAGTGTGCTTAACCATTCCTTAGCTTGCTCATTATTTTGTATGTGTTTTTAGCTTCCCCCATGTTCTTGGTTCCTATGATCTTTCGACACACACATATATTGTGCCGTTGATATTCATAGGTATGGATCTTCTTAAATATCTGTCTGGTTCTGATATACGCTTAGACCGTGGACAAtgtaaatagaaacatagtctAAATGGTTTATCAAATGTTAACAAAACAGCTAATGAACTAATTTGagtttttggattttttttcttctactGGAGTCTTATCAAAAGAAGCAAAAGGTTTAGATTAGTTTCTGGATGTCGACCCTTTATTTTGAATCTGATGCGATTACTTATGCACAGACATGACATTATCCATCAATTGGAAATGTTTTAATTTGTCATGCATTCCATTCAGTTATTGTAGCTATTAAATTAACTACTTCTTGGTTGAACCAACACAAATACCACCTAAAGATCCATCTGAATTTTTAGTGTGCCTTTCTTCTGTCAAATGATTTTCTCCAAACAAAAGCTCCATTACAAAACTGAAAGAGCTCAATGGAATTTTTGGCTTCTATCATCCCTTTTTCTTCTCAACTTCTCTCTGATCCTGATGTAATGAGACTCATGTCAacaaatatttttgttcatgACTGCTGATTATGAGTGACCTGAATAGTCGACTGGAAATATAAAGATCCAAAactagtttttaaaaaatattgaaaaaaccTGCAGCTTCCTATATTTGTATTGTCAAATGTTTATGGAACTATTGGTTCTGCGCTTTGTGGCATGACACATTACCAAATCTGTTTCACGTTCATGAAGGACTGACGTAAGGCACAGATATACGACTTTCCAATTGACGATTCttgatttaatattttgttcCTGTGAATAATTTAAatggttttctttttattttagttttaggGTTTCAGATTGTTCTGGTCGTGTAACTGTTTAAATGAACTTCAGGTAGCAGGCTTCAAGGAACGGCATTAACAGCAACGTCCTTTATCTGCCAAGAGATATTACCAAATGGTCTCTTGCATCCAGAGAAATATGGAACAAGTGATTGGTGTAGGACTGTGAAAATTGAAGACAAGAATGAATATATGCCTTTGTCTGCTGTTCATGTTCCTAGTGGCCACTTGCATTCAAAATCCCTATTCTCTCCCTATGATATTGAAACTCAAGTTCCCCCTTTCCATGACAATGGACCGAATGCATCTGCCACAAATATGTTCAAAGAGAACAGTAATCAATATCCTCTTAGTGTAGGAGGTGTGAATTCCAATTCTCGTTCTTACTTTCACAACCCCTCATTAGGCAGTGAATACTTCAATGTTTATAGTGCAGCATCAACCGACCGACTATCAGGATTATCCGACTCCGGTTGTGCTCTCTCTCTTCTGTCATCTCAAACACAAAACTCCTCAACTCATTCATCAGGGATTCCCATTGGTCGTCCTTTGGTTTTACTTGATGGCCAAAATCATTACAGCATGAGTCAACTTTCTGAAAAGCTCATGGGAGTAAGCTCCCAGGTTTCTGTCAGTGGTGTGTCCAATAAATTCAGTTCATCAGGGTTGAATACTTCGGAAGGTTGTACCCTTGGTCCCATCCCAACACCTGAAACAAGTGATGCagtaaattttgaaatttcaaatcGGATTTTCCACGGATCAAATTTGGCAGATCCTGGTGAAGGTAGCCCCACCATTGACTTGTTGCAACTTTCATCACAACTCCAGCGCGTTGAGCACCAGAGGCAAGCTATGCAGGTGAAGCAAGAAAGTAATGCTTTCTG
The sequence above is drawn from the Cucumis melo cultivar AY chromosome 2, USDA_Cmelo_AY_1.0, whole genome shotgun sequence genome and encodes:
- the LOC103494063 gene encoding squamosa promoter-binding-like protein 6; this translates as MESWSYVSEGKGCMSDEMNSPTSSLARNKDSLLGWEFKHPCSFSSTMLPTSQQVDNQGFGELVFPEMIGKQLPDNSVCDILSSKVVGGRFLNPAMNSSIAFLGEDESTSKLSSSIVDSSSRDLFIDLKLGRFADQRDIHGYKFFKGAPILSSSESSMPSKRVRASGLNSQTYFCQVYGCNKDLSSCKDYHKRHKVCEVHSKTAKVIVNGIEQRFCQQCSRFHLLAEFDDGKRSCRKRLAGHNERRRKPQVAINSGRTGRFLQSYNGSRLQGTALTATSFICQEILPNGLLHPEKYGTSDWCRTVKIEDKNEYMPLSAVHVPSGHLHSKSLFSPYDIETQVPPFHDNGPNASATNMFKENSNQYPLSVGGVNSNSRSYFHNPSLGSEYFNVYSAASTDRLSGLSDSGCALSLLSSQTQNSSTHSSGIPIGRPLVLLDGQNHYSMSQLSEKLMGVSSQVSVSGVSNKFSSSGLNTSEGCTLGPIPTPETSDAVNFEISNRIFHGSNLADPGEGSPTIDLLQLSSQLQRVEHQRQAMQVKQESNAFCCLRIT